A window of Caldisericaceae bacterium contains these coding sequences:
- a CDS encoding PD-(D/E)XK nuclease family protein — translation MEEKNTFYLSYSKISTYIKCPLRYKFIYVDKLPTEVKPYFSLGNSVHKVLEKFYSPNENFIVLKKLPFQYLLELFEENWISDGYKTQKEENNAKEKAKKMLIGYYKKHIFGFKPAYEVETNFSFPFLGVEMKGRLDRVDMILNNFIIIDYKTNSFLEDSFREEEILQPIIYNMAGNYKYGAGRIKKVSFHYLSKGKNIEFEISNYMMEKSKRKIGEILDNISKGVYPPKINGTCESCEFKKICEAYALSKLSHKLR, via the coding sequence CTACCTAAGTTATTCAAAAATATCAACTTATATAAAGTGCCCATTACGCTACAAATTTATATATGTAGATAAATTGCCAACTGAAGTTAAACCATACTTTAGTCTTGGTAATTCTGTGCATAAAGTCCTTGAAAAATTTTACAGTCCGAACGAAAATTTTATAGTCCTTAAAAAGCTTCCATTTCAATATCTCCTCGAACTTTTTGAAGAAAACTGGATAAGTGATGGCTACAAAACCCAAAAAGAAGAAAATAATGCTAAAGAGAAAGCAAAGAAGATGTTAATTGGATATTACAAAAAGCATATTTTTGGTTTTAAACCTGCTTATGAAGTAGAAACTAATTTTTCTTTCCCTTTTTTAGGAGTGGAAATGAAAGGACGACTTGATAGAGTAGATATGATTTTAAATAACTTCATTATCATCGATTATAAAACAAATAGTTTTTTAGAAGATTCTTTTAGAGAAGAAGAGATTTTGCAACCAATTATTTACAATATGGCTGGTAATTACAAGTATGGAGCTGGAAGAATAAAAAAAGTGAGTTTTCACTATTTAAGCAAAGGTAAAAATATCGAATTTGAAATCTCAAATTATATGATGGAAAAAAGTAAAAGAAAAATTGGAGAGATACTTGATAACATATCAAAAGGAGTATACCCTCCTAAAATTAACGGAACTTGTGAAAGTTGTGAGTTTAAGAAGATCTGCGAAGCTTACGCTCTTTCAAAATTATCTCATAAACTTCGTTAA
- the gmk gene encoding guanylate kinase, whose amino-acid sequence MIIVISGPSGVGKGVVTKRLVKLDDKFEIAITCTTRPMREYEKDGVDYFFLTRDAFTKMIENNELVEYSVVHGNLYGIPKRYIELGLTDKKDVLFQIDVQGAKKIKNVYDEALLIFLMPPSFDVLLERLNKRGTEDQHEIEKRAKRAREEIEERYIYDYVVVNDILDKAVNEVYEIILKERKLRRSS is encoded by the coding sequence GTTGTTACTAAAAGACTTGTAAAACTTGATGATAAATTTGAGATAGCAATAACTTGCACTACAAGACCAATGAGAGAATACGAGAAAGATGGTGTTGATTACTTTTTCCTAACGAGAGATGCATTCACAAAAATGATAGAGAATAATGAACTAGTCGAATACTCAGTAGTGCACGGGAATCTCTATGGAATTCCAAAAAGATATATTGAACTTGGTCTTACAGATAAGAAAGATGTGCTTTTTCAAATTGATGTGCAAGGAGCAAAAAAAATTAAAAATGTTTACGACGAGGCTTTACTAATATTTCTTATGCCACCTAGTTTTGATGTGCTTTTGGAAAGACTCAATAAGAGGGGCACCGAGGACCAACATGAAATTGAAAAAAGGGCAAAAAGAGCGAGAGAAGAAATTGAAGAAAGATACATTTATGATTATGTTGTAGTCAATGATATCTTAGATAAAGCTGTTAACGAAGTTTATGAGATAATTTTGAAAGAGCGTAAGCTTCGCAGATCTTCTTAA